The following DNA comes from Halorhabdus tiamatea SARL4B.
AGTCAACGACGACGACGCGACCGACATGTTCATCGCCTCGAACTGGGACGCCCGCGAGGACGCCATGGCCTTCTTCCGCTCGGATGACTTCCGGGAGACCGTCGAATGGGGCAGGGAGGTCCTGGCCGACCAGCCACGCCACGTCTTCCTGGCGTGATCGGCCTACCGACGCCAGCCCTCAAGTGTATCGCTCCCCAGGGCGAGGTATGCCCACCGACAACGACGAGGGGTCAGCAGTCCCTCCCGGTTCCGACGATGTCGACGACGTGCCGATGATCACCTGTGAGCGCTGCGGGCGCGAGTGGAACCTGACCTACGAACTCGACGAGCTGGCCGTCGGCAACCAGGCGCTCGAACAGTTCGCCCTGGATCATCAGCGCCATACCGGGCACTTCCCCGACGGCGTCTCGACCTGGCAGGCCGACTGTCGACAGTGTCCCGAGTCAGTCCAGCGTCTCGACGAGCGCGGGGCGCGACGGTGGGCACAGACCCACGCCAGACACACCGATCATGCGGTCGAGGTCACGCACGCCGACGAGGAGTCGGCGCTGATCGAGCGATCCGAGTGAACGAAAAGACGGCCAGCGTGACCCGGCGAAGCCGACCGATCAGCTACTCCTCGTGGACGTCGTCGTCTTCAGTACTCGTCGCGTCGAGGTCCTTCTCGCCGAAGTAGATCTCCGCGCCGTCCTGGGCGACCTTTTCGGCGAGGACGGCACACTTCACGCGCATCGGCGAGATGTCCACCCCGAGCATGTCGATGACGTCGTCGCGATCTAGTCCTTCCAGCTCCTCGATCGTCATGCCCTGAAGCCGTTCGGAGAGCATCGACGCCGAGGCCTGGGAGATCGCACACCCGTCGCCGCGGAAGGCCACGGCTTCGATAGTCTCCTCGTCGTCGTCGTCGAGGACGACGTCCATCTCGATAGTGTCGCCACACATCGGGTTCTCGCCGACGTGCGTGAACGTCGCGTCCTCGAGCTCCC
Coding sequences within:
- the sufU gene encoding Fe-S cluster assembly sulfur transfer protein SufU, giving the protein MGIGGSDMYRQQILDHYKNPRNHGELEDATFTHVGENPMCGDTIEMDVVLDDDDEETIEAVAFRGDGCAISQASASMLSERLQGMTIEELEGLDRDDVIDMLGVDISPMRVKCAVLAEKVAQDGAEIYFGEKDLDATSTEDDDVHEE